The Deltaproteobacteria bacterium genome has a window encoding:
- a CDS encoding ribonuclease Z — protein sequence MELIVLGSGTGFPLPDRGSPSMVLLHGAGCMLFDMGPGALRQLTRAGLDYKTIHHIFFTHFHPDHTGDLVHFLFATRHPSTLSSRAPFGITAPKGFVEFLHRLQEAYPKWLELPPNLMRIEERDTDNRETGTLGDLTVISHPVKHTPHSIAYRVEDPDGRSFVYSGDTDYCEGLVDLARDTDILFLECSFPDQSPVEGHLHPLTAGRIASLAQAKKLVLLHFYPEVLSTEIGTQCRQTYDGELILARDFLRLTV from the coding sequence ATGGAGTTGATCGTTCTCGGCTCAGGCACCGGATTCCCTTTGCCTGACAGGGGATCTCCTTCCATGGTCCTTCTCCACGGGGCCGGATGCATGCTCTTCGACATGGGTCCCGGCGCCTTGCGCCAGTTGACCAGGGCCGGACTGGACTACAAGACGATCCATCATATCTTCTTCACCCATTTTCATCCGGATCATACCGGGGATCTTGTTCATTTCCTTTTTGCAACCCGCCACCCTTCTACGTTATCCAGCCGTGCACCTTTCGGTATAACTGCCCCAAAGGGATTCGTGGAATTCCTTCACCGTTTACAGGAGGCGTATCCGAAATGGCTTGAACTTCCCCCGAACCTGATGCGTATAGAAGAGAGAGACACGGACAATAGGGAGACCGGAACCCTGGGGGATTTGACCGTCATCAGCCACCCGGTGAAACACACCCCACACAGCATCGCTTACCGGGTAGAGGACCCCGATGGACGCAGCTTTGTCTACTCAGGGGATACGGATTATTGCGAGGGACTCGTGGATCTTGCCAGGGACACTGATATTCTCTTCCTGGAGTGTTCTTTTCCGGACCAATCCCCCGTGGAAGGACATCTCCATCCTTTAACGGCCGGCAGGATCGCCTCCCTGGCCCAGGCCAAGAAGCTCGTACTCCTCCATTTCTATCCCGAAGTCCTGTCCACCGAGATCGGGACCCAGTGCCGACAGACATACGACGGAGAATTGATATTGGCCCGGGATTTCCTCCGGCTGACGGTTTGA
- a CDS encoding polyprenyl synthetase family protein: MNSSQTLLDRFEPYFEKINQALAGILTSPVELVNEIGRHSLLGQGKRVRPLLFVLSSRLCGSPDTEEMYRISTVFECIHTGSLLHDDVLDNAETRRNKPAARQVWGNHASVLGGDYLYTKALELALTTGNTEFLRVLNQMSLEMVEGQMLELANTDNWDIGREDYMRIITSKTAVLMSAASASGGVLAGAEKKVVERLRSFGLNLGIAFQLVDDVLDYTSCEEVFGKPVGKDLREGKITLPLIYTLCALDRAENERIKSLFQSEKVAEEDLESLISMVREGEAIGRVQAEAREYMRKAAVSLDPFPDSPMKQDLLALNAYLCERRF; encoded by the coding sequence ATGAATTCAAGCCAAACATTACTTGATCGATTCGAGCCCTATTTTGAAAAAATCAACCAGGCGCTTGCCGGAATCCTCACAAGCCCTGTGGAGCTCGTCAACGAAATCGGTCGCCATTCCTTGCTGGGACAAGGAAAAAGGGTGCGTCCACTTCTTTTCGTCCTCTCCTCCCGGCTTTGCGGATCCCCCGACACGGAGGAAATGTACCGGATTTCCACGGTGTTCGAGTGTATCCATACGGGTTCACTGCTCCATGACGACGTGCTGGACAATGCGGAAACCCGGAGGAACAAACCAGCGGCAAGGCAGGTTTGGGGAAACCATGCCTCTGTCCTGGGCGGTGATTATCTCTACACCAAGGCCTTGGAGTTGGCCCTTACAACGGGCAACACGGAATTTCTCAGGGTGCTCAACCAAATGAGTCTGGAGATGGTCGAAGGCCAAATGCTGGAGCTGGCCAATACCGACAACTGGGACATCGGAAGGGAAGACTATATGCGGATCATCACATCCAAGACCGCTGTTCTCATGTCTGCGGCCTCTGCATCCGGAGGCGTATTGGCCGGCGCGGAGAAAAAGGTGGTGGAGAGACTCAGGAGCTTCGGTCTGAATCTCGGTATCGCTTTCCAACTGGTCGACGATGTCCTGGACTATACCTCATGCGAAGAGGTTTTCGGAAAGCCTGTAGGGAAAGACCTTAGAGAAGGTAAGATCACCCTTCCTCTCATATATACCCTCTGCGCTTTGGACAGGGCTGAAAATGAACGGATCAAGAGCCTTTTCCAAAGTGAAAAGGTCGCTGAGGAGGACCTTGAATCCCTCATCAGTATGGTCAGGGAGGGAGAGGCCATCGGCAGGGTTCAGGCCGAGGCTAGGGAGTACATGAGAAAAGCAGCGGTTTCCCTTGATCCCTTCCCTGATTCCCCCATGAAACAGGATCTCCTGGCCTTGAACGCCTATCTTTGCGAAAGGCGCTTTTAA
- the rimO gene encoding 30S ribosomal protein S12 methylthiotransferase RimO, whose translation MNLDMHSSKTVYFVSLGCAKNRVDSEYMLGLLREQGYGIVSVPGEADIAVINTCGFLQAAVEEAIETILEVCAAKGQGRLRKVFVTGCFVQRYGYKLAREIPEVDGWLGTGRIHRLGDLLDDRLEGCTPFFIGRPLHLADHMTPRVRTTPFYTAYLKIGEGCSHRCSYCLIPALTGPFRSRSMESILAEAGKMAEEGVTEVNLVAQDTTLYGKDLGLDSGLEDLLEALIGLRGIRWLRLLYAHPHRISNRLLELLDEKNTLCPYLDIPLQHVNEEILLKMGRHGPGESPWQLLERIRARTSGLVLRTSLIVGFPGETEEAFEELCEFVRWAAFDHLGTFLFSPEKGTPAARMDGRVPPEIAKERQQIIMEIQAEISEKKHRGLLNKIVPVLIEGESDETDLLLSGRTIGMAPEVDGRVLVTKGRGMVGEIVPVRITEVHSYDLVGEIVSRARS comes from the coding sequence ATGAATCTGGATATGCATTCGAGCAAGACGGTTTATTTCGTGAGCCTGGGTTGCGCCAAGAACCGGGTGGACAGTGAATATATGCTGGGATTGCTCCGGGAGCAGGGCTACGGCATTGTTTCCGTCCCAGGGGAGGCTGATATCGCCGTGATCAATACCTGCGGGTTCCTCCAGGCCGCGGTGGAAGAAGCCATCGAAACCATTCTTGAGGTATGTGCAGCCAAGGGACAAGGCCGATTGAGGAAGGTTTTCGTCACTGGTTGCTTCGTTCAGCGTTACGGTTACAAGCTTGCAAGGGAGATTCCCGAGGTGGACGGCTGGCTGGGAACCGGCCGGATTCATCGCCTTGGGGACCTTCTGGATGATCGCCTGGAGGGATGCACCCCCTTTTTTATCGGGAGACCGCTTCATCTCGCGGACCACATGACCCCAAGGGTCCGGACCACCCCATTTTACACGGCCTATCTCAAGATCGGTGAAGGGTGCTCCCACCGGTGCTCCTATTGCCTGATTCCCGCCCTGACAGGTCCCTTTCGGAGCAGGTCCATGGAGTCGATCCTGGCGGAGGCCGGGAAAATGGCTGAAGAAGGGGTCACGGAGGTTAATCTCGTCGCCCAGGATACGACCCTCTATGGAAAGGACCTGGGCCTTGACTCCGGTCTGGAAGACCTGCTCGAGGCACTCATCGGTCTGCGGGGAATCCGCTGGCTCAGGCTCCTCTATGCCCATCCCCACCGGATCTCGAATCGCCTCCTGGAACTCCTCGACGAAAAGAATACCCTCTGCCCCTACCTGGATATTCCCCTTCAGCATGTGAACGAGGAAATCCTTTTAAAAATGGGGAGGCACGGCCCGGGTGAGTCCCCGTGGCAGCTCCTTGAGCGTATCCGGGCCAGGACATCCGGGTTGGTGCTGCGAACCAGCCTCATCGTGGGATTCCCGGGAGAGACAGAGGAGGCCTTCGAGGAACTATGCGAGTTCGTCCGCTGGGCGGCCTTTGATCACCTCGGGACTTTCCTGTTCAGCCCGGAGAAGGGAACACCGGCGGCGCGGATGGATGGGAGGGTCCCCCCGGAGATCGCTAAAGAAAGACAGCAGATCATCATGGAAATCCAGGCCGAGATTTCCGAAAAAAAACACAGGGGGCTCCTCAATAAAATCGTTCCCGTTCTCATAGAGGGCGAGAGCGACGAGACCGACCTTCTTCTCAGTGGAAGGACCATAGGGATGGCGCCCGAGGTTGATGGGCGAGTCCTTGTAACAAAAGGCCGGGGGATGGTGGGGGAGATTGTCCCGGTGCGCATCACGGAGGTCCATTCTTACGATCTCGTTGGTGAAATCGTCTCAAGGGCCCGATCCTGA